One window of Manihot esculenta cultivar AM560-2 chromosome 17, M.esculenta_v8, whole genome shotgun sequence genomic DNA carries:
- the LOC110605414 gene encoding uncharacterized mitochondrial protein AtMg00810-like, with the protein MVDCQPMPTPLVQRMDVTSDPTPLGDPTFFRGLVGSLQYLTLTCPDLSYSVNYVSQFMHNPTMSHLKYGRRILRYLKGTIHYGLSFTADTSLALSAFSDADWAGCPTTRRSTTGYCTFLGANIISWCAKKQHTIARSSTEAEHRSMAHTAAELTWLGYLLDDLRVYPTKPPILYGDNLSALHLTVNPVLHTRSKHVALDYHYVRKRVAQGVLITRYIPSAYQVADIFTKSITKTRLAQFRRKLCLHPGHSLRGDISSGSHKDGSTSQE; encoded by the coding sequence ATGGTGGACTGCCAGCCAATGCCAACTCCTCTTGTACAACGAATGGATGTTACTTCTGATCCAACACCACTTGGTGATCCCACATTCTTTCGTGGCCTTGTTGGCTCGTTACAATATTTAACACTTACTTGTCCCGATTTATCATATAGTGTCAACTATGTTTCACAATTCATGCACAATCCAACAATGTCTCACTTGAAATATGGTCGTCGTATTTTACGATATTTAAAAggaacaatacattatggtcttTCATTTACGGCAGATACATCACTTGCTCTTAGTGCTTTttcagatgcagattgggcggGTTGTCCAACCACACGGCGGTCCACTACCGGCTATTGTACGTTTCTCGGCGCTAATATCATCTCCTGGTGTGCAAAGAAACAACACACTATTGCTCGCTCTAGCACCGAGGCAGAGCATCGTTCCATGGCTCACACAGCAGCAGAGCTCACTTGGCTTGGTTATCTCTTAGATGACTTGCGAGTTTATCCTACCAAGCCGCCAATTTTATATGGCGATAATCTAAGTGCATTACACTTGACAGTCAATCCAGTTTTACACACACGAAGTAAACATGTTGCCCTTGATTATCACTATGTCAGAAAACGCGTTGCTCAAGGAGTTCTGATCACGAGATACATTCCCTCAGCATATCAAGTTGCTGATATATTTACCAAGTCAATAACAAAAACTCGCCTAGCACAATTTCGACGCAAACTCTGTCTCCATCCTGGACACAGTTTGAGGGGGGATATTAGTTCAGGGAGTCATAAGGATGGTTCCACCTCTCAGGAGTAA